A genomic segment from Gracilinanus agilis isolate LMUSP501 chromosome 1, AgileGrace, whole genome shotgun sequence encodes:
- the LOC123230493 gene encoding vomeronasal type-2 receptor 26-like — translation MLTQLSSMYKTEKPLCFPKTSPILTRDGEVVIGNFLTLYSIEVSSVRGAEMFQSDPDKGCRDYKWLHKNYQQVLALVFAVEEINRDPKMLPNISSLGFHLYNAYHSDERTLESSLQWLSGQGQVVPNYKCWEQKPVAFIGGATSALTVQMGTLFDLYKVPQISYGHFDSILSDKTKFPSLYQLANRDSSLHRAVVQLMVHFEWTWVGLITTDDMRGEEFLWDLRGDVVKNGICLAFTEKTPVSERRYGESQDMFLTRIIESSVRVIIIHGDTDSLMIFRYSQPLHGYIGKVWITTSHWDITMRPCLRDGYNFHGALSFVHMINEIPGFRSFLRTVNPAKYPEDILLKEFWSSAFKGEEKFEKQEQTECSPNASLEALPLYIFDMTMSGLSYTIYNAVYAVAWALHEMLLGTLEEESVRDGESWAPQPWQLHSFLKNTQFNNSAGHRVFLDDTGSSEAQYDIMNFLFFPNETEALVKVGQFISNVTPSQGFTIHKEDIIWSWMDSEFPLAVCTDSCGPGFRKIPLEGEPICCFDCSPCPEGEVSKQRNMKLCMKCPEDEYPNKERNYCLPKIIAFLDIKEPLGMTLACMAISFSSVTALILGVFLKFQDTPIVKANNRVLSYTLLISLTFCFLCSLLFIGRPTTATCLLRQTTFGIVFTVAVSCILAKTIMVILAFKVTIPGSRGMIWLQPRVSNCIVLLCSGIQVIFCGIWLGISPPFPDTDIHSEPNQIIIECNEGSILGFYFVLGYIGFLALGSFTVAFLARSLPDTFNEAKFITFSMLVFCSVWVSFLPTYQSTKGKAVVVVEIFSILVSSAGLLSCIFIPKCYMILLRSDENTKECIRNKSEHNNGKLSGTLTQNSFTKRKRYLRNDLDHYGMSLFH, via the exons GTGGCTGCACAAAAATTACCAGCAGGTTTTAGCCCTGGTATTTGCTGTGGAGGAGATCAACAGGGACCCCAAAATGCTACCAAATATTTCTTCTCTGGGATTCCACCTCTACAATGCCTACCACAGTGATGAGAGGACCTTGGAGAGCTCTCTACAGTGGCTGTCTGGGCAGGGCCAGGTTGTCCCTAATTACAAGTGCTGGGAGCAGAAGCCTGTGGCGTTTATTGGAGGAGCCACATCAGCTCTGACTGTCCAAATGGGGACACTGTTTGACCTCTACAAAGTTCCACAG ATCAGCTATGGGCATTTTGATTCCATCTTGAGTGACAAGACcaagtttccttctctctaccaGCTGGCCAACAGGGACTCCTCCCTGCACAGGGCTGTGGTCCAATTAATGGTACATTTTGAATGGACATGGGTAGGTCTGATAACCACAGACGATATGAGAGGTGAGGAATTCCTTTGGGACTTAAGAGGGGACGTGGTCAAGAATGGCATCTGTCTGGCTTTCACTGAGAAGACCCCAGTCAGTGAAAGAAGATATGGAGAATCTCAGGATATGTTTTTGACACGTATCATAGAATCCTCTGTCAGAGTCATCATCATTCATGGTGACACAGATTCACTCATGATCTTTAGATATTCACAGCCTCTTCATGGCTACATAGGGAAGGTCTGGATCACCACATCTCACTGGGACATCACCATGAGACCCTGCTTGAGGGATGGCTACAATTTCCATGGAGCTCTTTCATTTGTGCACATGATAAATGAGATCCCTGGCTTCAGGTCCTTTCTCAGGACAGTAAACCCTGCCAAATACCCAGAGGATATTTTACTTAAGGAGTTTTGGTCTTCAGCAttcaagggagaagagaaatttgaaaagCAGGAACAGACAGAATGTTCACCAAATGCCTCTTTGGAAGCTCTGCCTCTGTATATCTTTGACATGACCATGTCTGGTCTGAGTTATACCATCTATAATGCTGTATATGCTGTGGCCTGGGCCCTCCATGAAATGCTCCTAGGGACATTAGAGGAAGAATCTGTAAGAGATGGAGAAAGTTGGGCGCCTCAACCATGGCAG CTCCACTCCTTTCTGAAGAACACCCAGTTTAACAACAGTGCTGGTCACCGAGTGTTTTTAGATGACACAGGAAGTTCTGAGGCTCAATATGACATCATgaactttttattctttcctaatGAAACTGAAGCTCTGGTGAAAGTGGGGCAGTTTATCTCCAATGTTACCCCTAGCCAAGGTTTCACCATTCATAAGGAGGACATAATATGGAGCTGGATGGATTCGGAG TTTCCCCTTGCTGTATGCACTGATAGCTGTggccctggattcaggaaaattcCACTGGAGGGAGAGCCCATCTGCTGCTTTGACTGCTCTCCATGCCCAGAGGGAGAGGTTTCCAAACAAAGGA ATATGAAGCTTTGTATGAAATGCCCAGAAGATGAGTATCCCAATAAGGAGAGAAACTACTGCTTGCCCAAAATTATTGCTTTTCTGGATATCAAGGAACCTCTGGGAATGACTCTAGCCTGtatggctatttccttctcttcagtGACAGCTCTGATTCTTGGGGTGTTTCTGAAGTTCCAGGACACCCCCATAGTCAAAGCCAATAACAGGGTCCTCAGCTATACTCTCCTTATCTCTCTCaccttttgttttctctgctcCTTGCTCTTCATTGGCCGTCCCACTACAGCCACCTGCCTCCTTAGACAAACAACATTTGGGATAGTGTTCACTGTAGCTGTTTCTTGCATTTTAGCAAAAACCATCATGGTCATTCTGGCCTTCAAAGTTACAATACCAGGGAGCAGAGGTATGATATGGCTGCAACCTAGAGTGTCCAATTGTATTGTACTTCTTTGCTCTGGAATCCAAGTAATTTTTTGTGGCATCTGGCTGGgaatctctcctcccttcccagaCACAGACATACATTCTGAACCCAATCAGATCATCATTGAATGTAATGAGGGTTCTATTCTTGGTTTCTACTTTGTTTTGGGATACATTGGCTTCCTAGCCTTAGGGAGTTTCACAGTGGCTTTCCTGGCCAGGAGCCTCCCTGATACCTTCAATGAAGCCAAGTTCATCACCTTCAGCATGCTGGTATTCTGCAGTGTGTGGGTCTCCTTCCTGCCCACATACCAGAGCACCAAGGGCAAAGCCGTGGTAGTTGTGGAGATCTTCTCCATACTGGTGTCCAGTGCTGGCTTACTAAGCTGCATCTTTATTCCCAAGTGTTATATGATCTTGCTGAGGTCAGATGAGAACACTAAGGAATGCATAAGAAATAAATCAGAGCACAATAATGGGAAGCTTTCAGGAACATTAACTCAGAATTCCTTTACAAAAAGGAAGAGATACCTGAGAAATGACCTGGATCATTATGGGATGTCTCTATTTCACTGA